The Myxococcota bacterium sequence CCGGCGCGAGCGCGCGCAGCGCCGCGGCGAAGCGCTCGGCGCGCGTGGTCGTGGGCGAGATCACGAGCAGCGGTCCCGGGAACGCGCCGCGCAGGCGCGCGGCGAGGCAAGCCCCGCCCGAGCCGCGGATGCGGCCGATGCGCAGCGTCCGCGCCCCGGAGAGGGCGCGCTCGATCAAGTCTTGGCTCTTCATCTTCGGGTAGTTAAACGCGAAAAGGCCCGCCCCCCGGACGAGCGGGGGGTGGGTCGGGCCCCTATTCGGGCGCGGAGTATAGGGAAGTTCCGCGGTTGGGCAGCGCGGAAGCCCCGGCTATAATGCGCGCCCCTCAGACGGCTGGAGCATCGGTAGGGTGCCCATTCGAGTAGCCGGAGCATGGGTAGGGTGCCCATGCGACGATAAGGTGTTGTGATGAGCCTCGAACTGATCGGGCGCAAGCTCGGCATGACCCAGATCTTCAACGACTCCGGCGATCGCGTGCCCGTCACGGTGATCGAGGTCGGGCCGTGCACGGTGGTGCAGAAGAAGTCGGACGAGACCGACGGCTACTCGGCGCTGCAGCTCGGCTTCGCCGACAAGAAGAAGAAGCACACGCCCAGGGCCATGCAGGGTCACTTCACTAAGGCCAAGACCGAGCCCAAGCGCGTGCTGGCCGAGGTGCCCGTCGACGCCCAGCAGCTGGCGTCGTACGAGGTCGGCCAGCAGGTGACTTGCGAGGGCTACAAGGCGGGCGAGTTCGTCGACGTGATCGGCACCAGCAAGGGCCGCGGCTTCACCGGCGTGGTCAAGCGCCACGGCTTCCCCACGCGCAGTGACTCGCACGGCAACCACGAATCGTTCCGCCACGGCGGCGCGGTCTCGTCGGGTACGTTCCCCGGCCGCATCAAGAAGGGCCTGCGCATGGCGGGTCACTCGGGCAACTCGCGCGTGACTCAGCTGAACTTGCGCGTCGAGCGGG is a genomic window containing:
- the rplC gene encoding 50S ribosomal protein L3 produces the protein MSLELIGRKLGMTQIFNDSGDRVPVTVIEVGPCTVVQKKSDETDGYSALQLGFADKKKKHTPRAMQGHFTKAKTEPKRVLAEVPVDAQQLASYEVGQQVTCEGYKAGEFVDVIGTSKGRGFTGVVKRHGFPTRSDSHGNHESFRHGGAVSSGTFPGRIKKGLRMAGHSGNSRVTQLNLRVERVELEKNLVYVRGAIPGCADGFVRIRPTVKV